The sequence TCGGCGAGGAAGACCCCGGGGATTAATATGATATTTAcacaatacatacaaacacacactcacactcacacacagcaaGGGGTGGAAAGACTGCAGAGGAGTGTTCCATGAGTACAGAGTACATTATTCCTGCTGTGTGTTGACTTTCTTAAGGTTTAAGTCCAGGTAGCAGTTGATATAATGACTATATGCAACCATTGtacaaacaatacaaacaatTTTAACCTCCGTTCAAAGAGTTTTTCACATAAACAAAAGTTTGATATATAAACCTGTTGATTtaccttgaatcttgaacatcCATTTCATTTTTCCAACTTAATTTTGTTATACAAGTTTAATGATAGGCTTATATCCCATGTTTGGCTGTATATGGCGTGAACTGTATGTTGAAGcatccattgtgtgtgtttcagtcccTGGAGAGCACAAGGCGGATGATGCAACTGGTggaggaggtacacacacacacacacacacttatctctttatatatgtaaataaataactagCGAGAGAGCGTATGTTAGCGGCGTCATCTTTACAAAAGATTTATGTGTTTCCACTGTTGTTTGCACAAGAGGAAACACCCAGAGACGTCTTTAGACGAAACATAATCTGGGATGTGATTGACTTTAAACTTTTAGAGAGCAAATGTTGGACTTCCGCATGTATAAAACAAGAGGGAGAGCAGAGATGACAGCAGGAAAGACGACATCCTGGTCAGACctacatgtttattattatattagacAATTTACAACATTGATGagggtgttttttaaatgtctgacTGGTGCTGGTAACCTGAACGCTATCACCACATGgcaaacgtatatatatatatatatatatatatatatatatatatatatatatatacactaccgttcaaaagtttggggtcatccagacaattccgtgtcttccatgaaaactcacttttatttatcaaatgaattgaaaattgaatataaaatatagtcaagacattgacaagtttagaaataatgattaatatttgaagtattaattttgttcttcaaacttcaagctcaaaggaaggccagttgtatagcttatatcaccagcataactgttttcagctgtgctaacataattgcacaagggttttctaatcagatattagtcttctaaggcgattagcaaacacaatgtaccattagaacactggagtgatagttgatggaaatgggcctctatacacctatggagatatttcattagaaaccagacacttccacctagaatagtcatttaccacattaacaatgtatagtgtgtatttttgattaatgttctctttattgaaaaaacagtgcttttctttgaaaaataaagacatttctaagtgaccccaaacttttgaacggtaatgtatatataaatatatatgtattaacgaTCTGCAAGTGTCTGCGAGCTGATTTTTACAGGGTTGAAACCTGTGgctgcctggaggaggagaaatccTGTCCCAGAACAGCTCCATAGTAACGTGCATTCTGTATTGGGGTGGTTTCATGTGCTCCTTCCTGCAGAGTAAAGACGCTGGCATCAGAGCTGTGGTGATGCTGGACGAACAAGGAGGTAATCAGTTCTGTTGGTTccctctttaacccttgtgttgccttcgggtcattttgacccgattcaatgtttaatgtcggtgttctttcgggagtcaacaaacaaacataaagtacctcacacttaaacttggaaaacaatatgaattctaataattttctggagattttaatagctggggtcatattgacctcaagggtaaaatatgttagtaaatataaatgtaacaggagggttaaacattgaatcgggtcatattgacccgaaggcgacaggagggtgaaacattgaatcgggtcaaattgacccgaaggcaacgcAAGGGTTAAATGATCCTTTGTTAAGCATCGTTCACTGTGTTCTCAAAGATCTGTTTCCCATGGAAGATGGAGAGTTTTGCTCTAATATTTTCGATGCTGCTTATATTAATACTCTTATCTCTGCCAGCTTGATTGTTGTTCACACTCGCATTTCAGTTTCCGGTCTGACAAGGATTAACGCGGCTTGTTATTCCGCTGTAATGTCACACAATATTGATTATTGCCGGACGGACGAGTTATTTCCAGTCAGTCCAACATATGATTCACGGGAACTTTTATTTAGTTCACACGTTGTAGAGAACATCTCAAATGTGAGCTTTGATTTATGGGGACCGTCAGCATGGTCTGAACATGTCGGTCTGAAACCATCGACAGCGTACTGTCCGTCTCTACTGCTGCCACGCCCATTAAACCCAGTGCCGTACAACTCCCGTTCCTCACAGAGCAGTTGGAGCGTATTGAGGAAGGCATGGACTCCGTCAacagggacatgagagaggctgaGAAGAACCTGACAGACATGGCCCAGTGCTGTGGTCTGTGTATCTGGCCAATCAGGAAGTAGGTCTTGGTTTACGGGAACCACACCCCGACCCAACTAGTGGCCTAACAAAAGAAACACAGTGGTGCCCAGTTCCATCAGATTAGCTTGAGtaaggtttttttatttggaaTTTAGTTCCACAATAAGAACACCAATGtacacctccatccatccattcatccatcaatccaaccatccattcatccataaATCCTTCCATTCAttcatcaatccatccattcatgcatccatcaatccatccacccattcatGCATCCATCAATCTATCCATTCATTCATCAATCCATCCACCCATGCATCCATCAATCTATCCATTCATTCATCAatccatccacccattcatccatcaatccatccacccatgcatccatcaatctatccattcattcatcaatccatccatccacccattcatccatcaatccatccacccattcatccatcaatccatccatccattcattcatcaatccatccatccatccaaacCATCTTTTGTCAAAATGTCGTGCTCAGTTATTTCTGCATGATGATTTTTCTATATCCAATAATTCCCCCTCGAGGTTTAAGGACATAGTGACgcgtgagaagaagaaaaaaaacatacacgCACTCAAAAGAAAAGTGGACAGTGACACTTTAACAAATTAAGATCAAACTTTGGGCAAATATGAATAGAATAAATAATGACTCAATAATAcgtctataaataaatacaaagttaTGAGAGCCGATGGAACTGGGTACTACGGTCCGCTCTCGGCCCGCGTGGCCTCGTTtttctgtgtatttttttagttttgggCGTCTCGTTTTTTCGTTTGACTTCAGCTACTGGGCTTCCAGGAAATagtttgtgatttttattttgccgcccccctccaccccatctctccttttcttttcacttACCACCTCCCACACCcctgtcccctcttcctcctcttccaccttccccacccccccctgcacctccttccttcccctctccCACTCCTTCCCCTGCTGctccttccactcctcctcctccgtgtccaCCGTTGTCCTGCCGTTCCCTCCCCTGCCCCCTCTCCCCTCATAGAGCAGTTGGAGCGTATAGAGGAGGGCTTGGATCAGATCAACTCTGATATGAAGGAGGCAGAGAAAAACCTGACCGACCTGGGCAAGTGCTGTGGCCTCTGCTCCTGTGATAAGTAGGCGGTGTCACATTTTTCCACCACACCTTTTGTTCCTGCTCTGgccttgtttttgttgttgcctgcGTGCTTTGCTGCTATATTGATTTTCAACTGTTTGGGTGTCATCTTACGACATGTTTTGTTCCGTGTAATGAATGAAACAACAAAGTCCGTACTGCAGCTGTAAGACCAGTCTGGCAGTGTGGTTCTTGTGCTTCAAGTGAATGACACAaagacatctctctctctttctctctctctctttctctttctctttctctttctctttctctctctctctctttctctttctatctccctctctctcaggctGAAAGCCTTTGAGGAGAGCGGGGCGTACAAGGCAGTCTGGGGTGGAGGATCCGGTCAGGACGGCGTTGTGTCCAATCAGCCGCCGTCGTCTCGAGTCCTAGATGAGAGGGAGCAAATGATCATGAGCGGAGGACACATacggaggtagagagagaaagagagagagagagagagggagagagagagcatttaaccctcccgtttcaaagtttgaaaatctaggaaaaatatttctaagtactttttctgtataaaacttcttctgcttaccttatttagtgtcaTCActgttagaaaaaaatatatctatatctatatatatatcatgtatttgcaaccccccctgcaggtttatataacagagatgatgttcccgttTTCTgggttttggtttctgaccacttttgggtgattcaacattaaccgggtcaaattgacccgggaacatcacggctgtatgtaagaaacataacaggagggttaatgaacTGTTATTGTAGGCCGCTTGTCTGTTGTGTTCGGAGAGGCAGctgtgtaatgtaatgtaataccaCCGGTCATCAGTCATACAGGCAGTTGCCAAACACAgggcctaaacacacacacacacacaaccacacacacaaacacaaacacacacatatacacactctttACTCTGCTCTATCTCAGGGTGACTAACGATGCCCGGGAGGACGAGATGGAGGAGAACCTGGATCACGTCGGCAGCATCATCGGGAATCTGAAGAGCATGGCCCTGGACATGGGCAACGAGATCAACACGCAGAACGTCCAGATCGAGCGCATCCAGGGAAAGGTACCGCTGCCACATTCACCGCACCGAGCAGGATGACCTCaatttccctcgggattaataaagtatccatctatctatctatctatctgtttcACAAAGTGTCACCACACATCACGGTCGGGCTACAAACACATGAGCCGAGCAGCATCGGTATACGTGTTACCAGGATTATTTTCACTTCGCAACCGGGGGAATATGTACGTTTGCAAACAGAAGTTCTGAAACGAATGTATAACTCAATCTGATGAGAACCAGCACCGAGACAATGAGTCCTAATGAACTGAATCAGAAAACAAAATAATCATGATTGCCTGTGAAGGGTTGCAGTGGGCGGGAGCGCAAGATTGACAAgattcattttcacattcaattatatatatatatatatatatatatatattatatatagaatatatatatattatttatacatataatactttTCACCAATTTACATTCTTCATATCACCTAATTTGCATATATCACTGACTAAAAACTTTATACTACCGATTTGGTAATATTAATTTCTACCACGTTGCCTCACtgcatatatataatagtatgtAGTCAGAAAgggttgtattttttaaatccagCTTTCACTCAAAGGTTCTCCATATAAGATCTGTGTTTAACATTCTGATCCTAATAAAGCATAATAAATAAAGCAATCAAGGATCACTCCTACCCCCTTAGCCACCAGCGTTGCCTCTCACTGAGCCACTGCAGGGTGTCAAGTTACTCAAATCTATTTGACCAATTAATGGCATAAAGACAATACGAACATCAAACAGGAAAGCGTTTGAAACTCaaggacccctcccaccgatCGGGGgagccagacccccccccccccccccacacacacacagacacattgccTCACTCGTCCCTCCCCAGGCGGAGAGGACTCTCCCTCCAGTCAGCATGACAGCATCATTGGTCCCTGACTCCTCGGGTGctgctcctctcacacacaggatgCCGTCCTGCAAGACAGAAAACCTTTTTTCTGGTGGGGAACTGAAGCCGTGATCTTGCTCTCTTTAAAGCCACAAGATGACCCCACAGACAGTACTATGGTCAACATGCAATCAATGAGATGAATGTATCTCCAAACGTTGCACAGCTGACGGTGACTCAGCGTTGGCGTTTCCATTATTCATAACCTGATTACATTACTTTGGCACTGTTTTTCACTTAGTGAGTGGGCGTTTCCATTTGAAAAAACCCCTGTTGGAGTCTCCCTTTAGATACCACCACGGGCCTTCTTCATGTCCACATCGTCAACTTCTCAGGCCCTGCATGTGCTTTCAAAGGTTACCCAGTTCGGTTTTCACGTAATTCATGATGGACTACAACTAAAGAAGAGACACTCCTGTTTTATTGGGCTTGTTTCGAGATGGATACAAATCGTATATTTTCTTTCTTCGGAATAGTTTTTTTGATGCTTGTGTTTAGAATTTTTTTACCATTGTTTGATTTATCTATTTTTCCTCCCTTGCACAGCCTGCTTTGGGAAGAGTGTATTTGACTAGCCAATACAATAAAGTCTGAACtttgagagaaagacagagagctCCGGTGGTTCCGTTTCTCATTCACATTTCCCTatttttgtctctttctctgcagGCTATTCTCAACGTGTCCCGCATCGACGCTGCCAACCAGAAAGCCAACAACCTCATGAATCGATAGATGGAGCGCTATTTTATTTCACTCTTTTTCTACGAATTCACCCGACTTGCAACTAGCCTATGCTTCTGCATGCTTTGCCAAAGTGTAGCTGTAGTTATCATGCTCTAATTTGCATCGGTGTTTTTTTAGAAAGTGTTTTCTTTCGTGTGACGTTATTACTGTGCTATTCCTACAGGGACTGATTCTCAGGAGTGAAGCGTTACTTATCTTGTGTTTCTGTTTACTCTCATCGTAATAATGAGTCTGAAACTGATACGACATCATTCTTCTACGTGTCACAGGATCATTATAACTTTATTTCAGGGCTTTTGTCACTTGCATTTCACACTCTGATGTTTCCCCCTCGAGCTGGCCTTTGCGGTCACTCAGCAAAGGTATATCAGGGAAAGCTTTAATTGCGCCTGTAGGGAAAACTGGGTCACTGCAGCAGCACCATCACCACTGgcagcagcagagagcagaagtcacatttaatttacatcaAGAAGTGATACCACAACAGGCGAATATGTGGGAAACAACCCTGCGAAGACCGCGGCTCCGCCGTGCGTCTTAACTTCCACCGGGCAgataatccccccaaaaaaaaaagatctaatAACTCCATGTGTGCAGAATATATGTCAATATTTCCAGAAATAAAAGAAGTACCCCCATCCCCCCTATGTGTAGTCACTtaccttcccctccccccctccctctctattcTGAAACGCTCCATCGAGTGTGAAACACGTGCGTGATGGCGCCCTCTGCAGGCGCTGCCGGGTATTGctcagaggaaagaaaacacgCATTCGCCCCCAGAGGAAGATCTCTGGCGACACCAAGCGGACGAACGCGGAACCTGCGCCTCTCTGGGCCTCTCCATCTTCTCACTGCTCCACGCGCGATATAAAATGGTGGTGAAATGACGATGTCGTATTTTTCTCATCTGGTTCCAACGCGTAAGGGAATCTTAGCTCTTTGGGACTTTTGCTGCTGCCACCTCCAAAACCTCGCGTGAATCACAGCGTGTCCTGAAAGTGAAACGCTATTGTTTTGTActtgggtgtgcgtgtgtgtgtttcattaaaACCAATAGCAGTTTCATTGTATTTCATG comes from Pseudoliparis swirei isolate HS2019 ecotype Mariana Trench chromosome 20, NWPU_hadal_v1, whole genome shotgun sequence and encodes:
- the zgc:101731 gene encoding SNARE_SNAP25N and SNARE_SNAP23C domain-containing protein — translated: MDVQAPNMASDPPIRTEQQELHRRANQVTDESLESTRRMMQLVEESKDAGIRAVVMLDEQGEQLERIEEGLDQINSDMKEAEKNLTDLGKCCGLCSCDKLKAFEESGAYKAVWGGGSGQDGVVSNQPPSSRVLDEREQMIMSGGHIRRVTNDAREDEMEENLDHVGSIIGNLKSMALDMGNEINTQNVQIERIQGKAILNVSRIDAANQKANNLMNR